In Molothrus aeneus isolate 106 chromosome 13, BPBGC_Maene_1.0, whole genome shotgun sequence, a genomic segment contains:
- the GLDN gene encoding gliomedin produces MLMMLTYSMVPVRVMVDLCNSTKGICLTGPPGPPGPPGLPGYNGSDGIPGTPGQKGEPGVNGKRGKIGLPGPKGDQGQKGEPGEMGLPGKDGMPGGKGARGSKRKKGDANNDVILEGAKGEPGPPGPPGPPGPPGPPGKRKGKAKVELQENIYSSKCTDEICGVPNDDTLAGKAEDRTPEPPSKKAECVITSVGSPDQYVSVQQTFGTWMREPANISDERIWLTMHFSGNYIKEYENFDALLNGSYRIINITGFFYGCGHAVQNNHLYYHQGGTSYIQKVGLNTDSRHTLHIKNALHQGKNYLFSNSKTYFNIAVDEKGLWIIYASSTDENIMVANIDEESFSVNWHINTSYPKSKAGNAFIACGILYVTDTKDMTVSFAFDLLKGKQIDARFKLRSSQSVLAMLSYSLRDKNLYTWENGSLMVYPVHFGR; encoded by the exons ATGCTGATGATGCTCACCTACTCCATGGTGCCG GTCCGAGTGATGGTGGATTTGTGTAACAGCACAAAAGGGATATGTTTAACAG gccccccaggacccccag GgcctcctgggctgcctggctaCAATGGATCAGATGGAATCCCAGGAACTCCAGGACAAAAGGGAGAACCAGGAGtaaatggaaaaagaggaaaaatag GTTTGCCAGGACCAAAAGGTGATCAAGGACAGAAAGGAGAACCAGGAGAAATGGGTTTGCCTGGCAAGGATGGTATGCCAGGAGGAAAAGGTGCAAGGGGATCcaagagaaaaaagggggatGCAAACAATGATGTGATATTAGAAG GTGCAAAAGGTGAGCCTGGACCACCCGGGCCCCCTGGACCTCCTGGACCCCCAGGGCCTCCAGGAAAACGTAAAGGTAAAGCCAAAGTGGAGCTTCAGGAGAACATCTACAGCAGCAAATGCACAG ATGAGATTTGTGGTGTACCAAATGATGATACCCTCGCTGGAAAGGCTGAAGACAGAACCCCAGAACCCCCTTCAAAAAAAGCTG AATGTGTCATAACGTCTGTAGGAAGTCCTGATCAGTATGTCAGTGTACAGCAAACGTTTGGAACTTGGATGAGGGAACCTGCAAACATAAGTGATGAAAGGATTTGGCTCACCATGcatttttcag GAAACTATATAAAAGAATATGAAAATTTCGATGCCTTGCTGAATGGCAGCTACAGGATCATTAACATCACAGGATTTTTCTATGGATGTGGTCATGCAGTACAAAACAATCATCTCTACTATCATCAGGGAGGAACCAGTTACATTCAGAA GGTTGGGCTCAATACAGACTCGCggcacaccctgcacatcaaAAACGCCTTACACCAGGGCAAGAACTACCTCTTCTCTAACTCCAAGACATATTTCAACATAGCAGTGGATGAGAAGGGTCTTTGGATTATATATGCCTCAAGCACTGATGAAAATATAATGGTAGCCAACATTGATGAAGAAAGCTTCTCTGTCAATTGGCACATCAATACCAGCTATCCTAAGTCCAAGGCTGGTAATGCATTCATAGCATGTGGCATTCTGTATGTTACTGACACTAAGGACATGACAGTaagttttgcttttgatttgCTGAAAGGGAAGCAGATTGATGCAAGGTTTAAGTTACGGTCTTCACAGTCTGTTCTTGCTATGCTTTCATACAGTCTGCGAGACAAGAATTTGTACACGTGGGAGAATGGAAGCTTAATGGTATACCCAGTCCATTTTGGCAGATGA